The Photobacterium sanguinicancri genome includes the window GAACTGTTACATCGCGAACTCGAACACCTAACGGATTTACACAACATTTAACTGTAACGAATCATCATGTCAGACACTATTTGTATATCGGTGTCCCACCGTCGTGGGACATCCCATTATTTGATCAACCGATTTAAGAAACGCTACGCCGCTTTTTTAGTCTTATTGTTAGGTGGTATGTTGAGCTACGGTAGCTTGAACATTTACCAGCTATACCAACAAAACGAAGTTTCAAACGTCCAACTCAGCCAACTGAATGTTCAAGCCGAACAGCTCAGTGATTCGTTGTCGGAAGAAAACGCCACTAACCTTGCTTTAAGCCAAGAACTAGAAGACAAGAAAAATGAACTCATGATGCTAGAACAGCGGATTGATGACGTAGAAACCATCCTTGGCTTACAGGCGGAAAACACCAATATACCGTTAGAACAACGCGTCGACAGTGCAGCGATTAGCTCTGCTGTGCGTGGCACGCTGTTTCGTCTGATTCCCAATGGCAGTCCAACACCTGACACGCGCATGTCATCTCGTTTTGGTACTCGCATTCACCCAGTCACTGGTAAGCGTAAGCGCCACAATGGGCTCGATTTTGCGGCTAACATTGGCACGCCTATCTATGCCCCTGCCGACGGGGTGATTGAAAATGTTCGCCCAAGTAATAAAGGGTCTGGTAACTTCATCAAGCTAGATCATTCTTTTGGTTTTATGTCGACCTACTCCCACATGAAGAAATTCAATGTGAAGCGTGGTCAATTTGTCCGCAAGGGTGATTTGTTGGGTTGGACGGGTAACTCAGGGTTATCGACGGGGCCACATCTGCATTACGAAATTCGCTTTTTAGGCCGCGCACTAAACCCGCATCATTTTGTCGTATGGACACCCGATAATTTTGATTCACTGTTTGAAAAAGAAAAATCGGTGCAATGGGCAACCATGCTAGAAATGATCAACAATGTGGTATCGATGCAAGTGCAACTGACCCAAGCGCCATCGCTTGAGCCCACGATTAAGACGGCCAATACCGCGCCGCGCCAATCAGAGCAACGTCAGCTATAGCGACAGCTCACTTATCGTCAGCATTAAAAAAGCGAGTATGAAAATACTCGCTTTTTTGTTGGGAGCAGCCCAAGGTAAACAATCGCTGATTCGATCAGTTGGTTTGATCAGTTGGTTCGATTAGC containing:
- a CDS encoding M23 family metallopeptidase — encoded protein: MSDTICISVSHRRGTSHYLINRFKKRYAAFLVLLLGGMLSYGSLNIYQLYQQNEVSNVQLSQLNVQAEQLSDSLSEENATNLALSQELEDKKNELMMLEQRIDDVETILGLQAENTNIPLEQRVDSAAISSAVRGTLFRLIPNGSPTPDTRMSSRFGTRIHPVTGKRKRHNGLDFAANIGTPIYAPADGVIENVRPSNKGSGNFIKLDHSFGFMSTYSHMKKFNVKRGQFVRKGDLLGWTGNSGLSTGPHLHYEIRFLGRALNPHHFVVWTPDNFDSLFEKEKSVQWATMLEMINNVVSMQVQLTQAPSLEPTIKTANTAPRQSEQRQL